In Phragmites australis chromosome 16, lpPhrAust1.1, whole genome shotgun sequence, one DNA window encodes the following:
- the LOC133895946 gene encoding microtubule-destabilizing protein 60-like isoform X1 has protein sequence MPASRRELRRRLSPELAQQRGRAKEQQFIQKVQEMLMEEENKRIHIAQGLPWTTGEPGCLLKPPVKERTEPIDLVLHSDVRAVERVKFDQYVSLLQTHFIQYLL, from the exons ATGCCCGCGTCCCGGCGggagctccgccgccgcctctcccccGAGCTCGCTCAG CAAAGAGGAAGGGCCAAGGAACAACAGTTTATCCAAAAGGTGCAGGAAATGCTTATGGAGGAAGAGAACAAGAGGATACATATTGCGCAAGGACTACCATGGACTACTGGTGAGCCTGGG TGCTTGTTGAAGCCACCCGTCAAAGAAAGAACTGAGCCGATCGACCTTGTTCTCCATAGCGATGTACGCGCAGTTGAACGTGTTAAATTCGATCAATATGTAAGCCTCTTACAAACTCATTTTATACAGTACCTTTTGTGA
- the LOC133895946 gene encoding uncharacterized protein LOC133895946 isoform X2 encodes MTRSFPPSPSCCPRCPRPGGSSAAASPPSSLSKEEGPRNNSLSKRCRKCLWRKRTRGYILRKDYHGLLCLLKPPVKERTEPIDLVLHSDVRAVERVKFDQYVC; translated from the exons ATGACCCGCTCCTTCCCACCGTCACCTTCTTGCTGCCCTCGATGCCCGCGTCCCGGCGggagctccgccgccgcctctcccccGAGCTCGCTCAG CAAAGAGGAAGGGCCAAGGAACAACAGTTTATCCAAAAGGTGCAGGAAATGCTTATGGAGGAAGAGAACAAGAGGATACATATTGCGCAAGGACTACCATGGACTACTG TGCTTGTTGAAGCCACCCGTCAAAGAAAGAACTGAGCCGATCGACCTTGTTCTCCATAGCGATGTACGCGCAGTTGAACGTGTTAAATTCGATCAATAT GTTTGCTGA